gggcagcagctgctgtctcTGGGATGCCATCGCCCCTGGCGCTCGCCACGCTTCTCTGCTGCAGTCCGTGGGCAGGCTTTCCCTGCTTGATCCTGTAATCACAGGCTGCCACTTTTTCTGAATTGGTACAGCTGTGGCTCGGTAACTCCTCTGTGGATTTTTCTGGAGGATTCCACATGAAACTGCTGGACTCATCTGACTCACACGGGACCCGTGACACGTATCCTCCGTACGTGTCGGGTGCCACGGCCCCCACGGAAGGcacacaggggctgctgctggtcagaactgctgcctgggctctctcctctttattcccctCTGCACAAGGCCCATCCACGCTCAGACTGGCTGTGTCATCATCAGTTTCCTCTGGAGTGTTCATGGAGAATCCAGAAGTGCTGCTTCCATAGATGTAATGctcttttaatttgttttcagcCATTTCCATAATTTCAAGTACCTGTTTTTAACAACCAAATCTGTGAATACACAGAAATTCCTGTACCCCTGCTTACACATATCCTCCTATGTCAACACTCACAAAAATGAACAAGACATGACTGTTGTAGCTTTACACCCTGATGACAAGGAGACTTAAATCTTGGccatgtatttaaaatattacctCTGCTATGTTCGAATTCTTTTTTCTCAGACAAAGGCAGATGGCTGATGCAAAATCAACAGCCACCTCTTCCAGCAGGTGCCCTGCTTTTCTGTCTAGGTATTTGCAGCAGATTTCCTTGGCAGCCagtttttccagattttttgctttggattgtgagctttcctttgctgtttgAATTTCATCGGCAATCATATCTTTCTGTTGAAAGGAAGGAGGTGCATTAACGAAGGCACAACGAATGCAAgcatttatttctgtctgaatCTCTGAGAATCAGTATTGCTGTGTATTTGCCATTAGTGCTCCTCAATGCATGGTTCACAGACTGAAAAGCTTTAATGACCTCTGTTCATACAACTGACTGAAATGTTTGTtctcagagcagagaaaaaggcCAGTGGCTTCCTCTGCATGTGTCCAATGTCAACTTCCCTAAAGCAGGGCCAGCTCTTCTTGACTTTACTCATTTATGTAGGAATGAAAAAGAGCCAACATTGTGTAGAGCAGCATTCTTACACACATGTTTCTTTATAACACGTGTTAAAGAAATCAGGAATGTAGGATCTTTGATTTTCTGACCCCCTTTGAACACTTCTGAATCTCCTGCAAATAGTGGGAATTCAGCTTTCTCCCCTCCAAAGCTTCAGCCAGACAAGACATTGGGAGCACATCCCACAGAAGGAATGCAGGTGGAggctgctttctgcagatgGTTTTAATGCATTCAGTGAGCTTGGCTGCTCCGATTGCTGGTGAAAGTGGCTCATGTAGCTCTAACCTCATCTTGGGAAACTGGCGATGATGTCAGTTCCAGGCAGGACCACAAGACAAATGCCTGATAAACAGGATGATGAGCTTCTGCAGTTCCTGCCTACCAGGTTTCCCCACTCCCTGTGGCTCATACCACCTCTTCCTGGCACACAGAAAAtatgcagcagcatttcagcaCAAAGCCTTGTCtcttacatatttatttattttggagtCTCTCCTAAAGCAATTCAGGCCAGCACTCATGAGTGGGTGTGTGAAATGGGAATATCCATTGTGCTTCTGTTCTAATGGCAGGCAGGCTACTGACAGGAATGGAACCAGGATATGGCTCCTAAATTTCCCTTCTGCAGGATATGTACAGCAGACAGCAGTTATCaaactgtatttaaataaaattaaaattcttttaaagaCAGTAACCCCATTAATTTGTGTTGGTGTTCattactgctgctttttcttacCAGGTAAATTGGGTGTCTGTCTTCATCCAGTGCCTTAATCCCAGTCAGTACCTCTGCTAAGAcctataaaatatatttgaaagatAAAATGAATTGTTCAGAATGaactataattttaaaaaataagtttctaACTAAAGAAATATTGAACTTTCAATGCATTCTGATattatatttttacttcagATGGCTTAACAATTCCAGCTCAGGGCATTTTTGAGACTTTGAATCTACCTCCAGAGCCAAGCCCAGATTTTATAGTACAATAGATATTGCTGAAACAAAGAATAAGAAGAAAGTAAAGCTAAATATCAAGAATAAATATAAGAAATCACACTGAACAGAGTAACTTTCTACGTAAATGGAAACACCTGGAGATGGGTGACATCATAGACTGTCAATTATTTTAGCCGAAATTACAAATAACAAGCAATGTTTGTAGCAGTTCATGTGGTGAGTCTGCAAGAATTTTGAGCATCTAATTTGTTTTAAGCCATCATTTAAGCCATCAtcagtaatattttatttacaataaGAAACACTTTTGTTTCTCTAGTTCAAAAGATTCACCTCATTTTGCCACAAACTGAGATATATTAGGAGTGTGAACAATTAAAACCAGGATTTCAACACATTATAGAGCCAGCAATTATAATATGAAACTGCCAGCGAAAACAACCATATGAGGTACTTGTTCTTACATTGAATTTCTTGTCTAGAAGCATCAAAAAATGGGCATGGGAAATCAAAACAGAGCATGGGAAAAAGGCAACATACCACACCACAGCTGAATATATCCACTTTTTCTGTTAACTGCCCATGTCTGACAAAATCTTCTGGCAGGTAAGTAAGAGAAGCTTGCAGGACTTTGGTTTTCATCATGgcatattctgattttttatcAGAAGAATGCAATCGCAGGCCAGAATGTCCAAGCTTTGGTGTAAAGTTTTCATCCAACAAGACATTGGAGCTGCGATAATGACAGACAAATAACAATATTGGTCAAATCATTACTTCATCTTGAGgcaaagaattaattttatacttttaaaCTTAAGCACTGAAAGTGTCCAGCATTTGGCCTCCTGCATAGGACTGAAAGGATTAAGAATGTTAGAAAgcaagaaggggaaaaacaggcATCCAAAAATTACTTCGAAATAATTTACTTCCATCATTTAGGAAACAGAGACAGGGTAAACAAAAAAGGATGAAGGCCCTACAAGGGACAGCAGAAAATACTGCAAATGGATTTCCAAATTGTATGAACTTTAGTCATGATTGTTAAAGAAATCCTTAATTACCAGGTGACCAAGGAAGTGCGGATATGCCAAAGTCCTCACCTCTTGATATTCCCATGAAGAATTCCAAAATTATGCAAATACTCCACTGCTCTGACAACTCCTATAGAAATGCTAATTCGCATCTCCCAGGTCAGTGGAGCAGAATCATTCtgcaaggaaaagaggaaaaaaatggtaatTAATGGAATAAAACACTGTAAGATATTGATAGTTTAGAAAACCAAAGGCTTAGCTGAGTCCCAGTCAAACtccagaagaaaagctgctgcctttctgaTGCCTGCAGCCAAGGCACTTGGGCACCTTTTTTCTGGCTGTTTCTCAGAAATCAGAGACGTGCAAttgtttttcctggaattccaggagaGGACGTGCAATCACAAGTAGGTGGCAGACCCAGATTATTGCTTACGTGGCAGTGAAGCTTGTTTTGCAGGGAGCCATTGGGCAAGTACGGATATATCAGACAGTGCAATCCAGTTTCCACCGAgaagcccagcagctgcagaatgtTTATGTGACAACACCTGCAGATAGATCAGCAGTGATTTGCAAATGATGTAAGAGCaatgcagaaaaatacattCCTGAACTGGAATAAGTTCCTAAATTCAAGGCAACTGGAATGGTGTGCTGCAGGTGGAAGCACAGCTGGAGGCACAACGTGGTCCTGGGCAGGAGATAGCAGGAGCCTGACTGAGGAAGAGCCCATcacactgcagcaggcacaCAAGGTGGGCACTCCCCAACCCCAGGCTGCAGAGTGGCGGTGCCAGTtcagccagggccagcagtagccctgggctctgtgctgcttgCCTAGGGCCAGCAGtagccctgggctctgtgctgcttgCCCAGGGCTCCCGCACAGGCAGCGCACAaccccttgtccccagcccagaacGGAGCAGACAACGCTGTGCTGATGGAACACCCAGCACAGGCCACGAGCAGGTCACGTATCACTGCCTCCGAAAGCCAACCACTCACCGAAAGCAAATCTGCACTTCTGTATGAAAGAACCTCTGCGTGGAATTTGGGCTTGTGCACTCgagctgaaaaatgaaaacatgcaAGACAGTGTCATTAGTAATCACTAGAACTTTGCATTTATACACATCTGGTAGCCTCTACATGACAATCTAGTGTAGGATAAGTACCACTAATAGCAACATTAAGTCAAAGGCAATAATTAATTGGCAGTTAGAACAAAAACTAGTGAAAAGACACTCCCGATCCAATCAGCAATGCAGGTAGCTATACTGCAGGCTACTCCTATGTATAGTGTTAATGGAACTACTCACATGAGTAAAGTATCCATCACGTGTGTCTTCTGAATTTAGGTGTAATTATTTACATACTTTCATTTTTACCTCTCCTCTCATGTAGCTGTTCTAGTTTCTTCCCCACACAACATTAAACAACAACTGCTAATGGGCAAGCCATGTGAACAGCACACCCTCTTCTAGAAAAAGGTACAGTACTTGCCTCTTTGAGTCTCTTGATGACAAACACCATGTTGTTCCTCTGACCTTTGTAGACGTCTGCAAAAGTACCTTCACAGATTCTGTTCTTGTCACTGAAACTGTTTGTGGCATTAGCAATTTCCCTCTGGGTCCACAGAAGGCTCCCGCTAGGGAGATCACCCATCGTCTCCTGCTGAGGAGTAGAAGAGCTGCAAGGCTATACATTTGTAAAAGAAACAAGTTTATCTCATGATAATGCAtatgctttttccttctttaagtttcttattttccttcccaTGTTTTAAGCCATCACTCTAATTGCTGAATGAAACCATGAAACATATTATGCAATCACTCCTTAGGGTGTAGGTAATTCCTGTACTCATGTGTTGGGATGATGTAAAACTTTTGCATAGTAGAAGTGACTTGAAATCAGTTACCAATCTGCATTTCCACCTTTCCCAGGAAACagactttgttttgtttgaaagtCCATATATTTATGTGATTTTAGTCTGATTTACAAAagatattatatatattaagaAACAGTTGGATGAGAAAGTGGGGTCCCTCATAACGTAATTATGCTCTGGTAGAAACTTCGTATCTACTTTTGAAGCATCTGGCATCAGTTGCACAATAATTTGTTGCTTCCAGTGTGGTAAGTCCTAATACCAACTATAATTACAGTCCCACTGCAGCCTAATTGTGCAGCTTTCACAACCTTAATGTGCACTCAACCTGAGGAAACAAAGCACTAACTTTTTCTCAAGAAACTCTGAAACTACTGCACTCTGAGTCAGTCTTCTCTCCTGGCTGGTACTCCTGGACCATGATACTGAGGAATAGTTTAAAGCTTCAgacaaaataaaccaaagaaaacaggCCAAGAACAACCATGATGGGACTAAGGCGTGCCCACAGATCTGGGAAACCCTTTGGGACAGGACAGATCTAGTTACACTGTATGAAAAATGAGAACTGTGGGGTGGAAGGAACAGAAGACCTCATGTTGAAATGATTAGGAACATGAGGAGAATTTTTCACACTGTGATGgttaagcactggaacaggggCTCAAAGAGGTGATGGAACCTTTATCTTGAGAAATTTTCAGTTGTCAGCTACACAAGGCTTTGGGCAACATGATTTAAATTCGATTCTAGCCCCGTTTTGAGCAGAAACCACATTTTAAGTATACAATAAAACTAAAAGAGGTATGTGGTTCTGACTGATCGGGGTATATATCGTCCTGTCCTGCGATCACGCCAGAAATGTAAGTCCTCTGTAAAATCTACACAGGAGAGTCCTTCACACACAATTGCTATTTCTGGGTATGCTATTCCTTCTGAGATGTGCAGGAAGTAATACTGTAAATTTTTCCCTCACTGGTCCTtcactgccaaaaaaaaaaagtgatgtaaATGACAAGCAATCTAACTGAAGCAATAGCAGTGTATTCAGTACAAGCCCTTTGTAATCGAGCTCAACGTTTTCACTATATCAATGTTTTTGTACAAATAGAGAGATAAACTTTAACTGAAAAAAGACAGAATGTTATAACGGCAATTTCCCTTGTTATAGTCAATGAGCACTA
This portion of the Prinia subflava isolate CZ2003 ecotype Zambia chromosome 14, Cam_Psub_1.2, whole genome shotgun sequence genome encodes:
- the LOC134558038 gene encoding interleukin-1 receptor-associated kinase-like 2 isoform X2; the encoded protein is MALQPPPLALRAGSAPPLYIHSMPAWVLEDFCQKMDCLSDYDWMRFASYVITDQTELRKIKCMEKTGISITRELMWWWGVRLATVQQLLDLLQGLQLYRVAQVILDWTSASNITSTEKEEPEPPKQIISVPPTGGKSREKENALSLLPSPDSSHLGAVPAGISGAVSEGALYSLPAPPPPPRDLLNSLQSNPPVLSSVKQETMGDLPSGSLLWTQREIANATNSFSDKNRICEGTFADVYKGQRNNMVFVIKRLKELECTSPNSTQRFFHTEVQICFRCCHINILQLLGFSVETGLHCLIYPYLPNGSLQNKLHCHNDSAPLTWEMRISISIGVVRAVEYLHNFGILHGNIKSSNVLLDENFTPKLGHSGLRLHSSDKKSEYAMMKTKVLQASLTYLPEDFVRHGQLTEKVDIFSCGVVLAEVLTGIKALDEDRHPIYLKDMIADEIQTAKESSQSKAKNLEKLAAKEICCKYLDRKAGHLLEEVAVDFASAICLCLRKKNSNIAEVLEIMEMAENKLKEHYIYGSSTSGFSMNTPEETDDDTASLSVDGPCAEGNKEERAQAAVLTSSSPCVPSVGAVAPDTYGGYVSRVPCESDESSSFMWNPPEKSTEELPSHSCTNSEKVAACDYRIKQGKPAHGLQQRSVASARGDGIPETAAAAQGTCPQGDTDLHSSCAPQALARETSWKIQINDQKKKLMENILLYEEDKLNSSELFE
- the LOC134558038 gene encoding interleukin-1 receptor-associated kinase-like 2 isoform X3 gives rise to the protein MALQPPPLALRAGSAPPLYIHSMPAWVLEDFCQKMDCLSDYDWMRFASYVITDQTELRKIKCMEKTGISITRELMWWWGVRLATVQQLLDLLQGLQLYRVAQVILDWTSASNITSTEKEEPEPPKQIISVPPTGGKSREKENALSLLPSPDSSHLGAVPAGISGAVSEGALYSLPAPPPPPRDLLNSLQSNPPVLSSVKETMGDLPSGSLLWTQREIANATNSFSDKNRICEGTFADVYKGQRNNMVFVIKRLKELECTSPNSTQRFFHTEVQICFRCCHINILQLLGFSVETGLHCLIYPYLPNGSLQNKLHCHNDSAPLTWEMRISISIGVVRAVEYLHNFGILHGNIKSSNVLLDENFTPKLGHSGLRLHSSDKKSEYAMMKTKVLQASLTYLPEDFVRHGQLTEKVDIFSCGVVLAEVLTGIKALDEDRHPIYLKDMIADEIQTAKESSQSKAKNLEKLAAKEICCKYLDRKAGHLLEEVAVDFASAICLCLRKKNSNIAEVLEIMEMAENKLKEHYIYGSSTSGFSMNTPEETDDDTASLSVDGPCAEGNKEERAQAAVLTSSSPCVPSVGAVAPDTYGGYVSRVPCESDESSSFMWNPPEKSTEELPSHSCTNSEKVAACDYRIKQGKPAHGLQQRSVASARGDGIPETAAAAQGTCPQGDTDLHSSCAPQALARETSWKIQINDQKKKLMENILLYEEDKLNSSELFE
- the LOC134558038 gene encoding interleukin-1 receptor-associated kinase-like 2 isoform X1 translates to MALQPPPLALRAGSAPPLYIHSMPAWVLEDFCQKMDCLSDYDWMRFASYVITDQTELRKIKCMEKTGISITRELMWWWGVRLATVQQLLDLLQGLQLYRVAQVILDWTSASNITSTEKEEPEPPKQIISVPPTGGKSREKENALSLLPSPDSSHLGAVPAGISGAVSEGALYSLPAPPPPPRDLLNSLQSNPPVLSSVKPCSSSTPQQETMGDLPSGSLLWTQREIANATNSFSDKNRICEGTFADVYKGQRNNMVFVIKRLKELECTSPNSTQRFFHTEVQICFRCCHINILQLLGFSVETGLHCLIYPYLPNGSLQNKLHCHNDSAPLTWEMRISISIGVVRAVEYLHNFGILHGNIKSSNVLLDENFTPKLGHSGLRLHSSDKKSEYAMMKTKVLQASLTYLPEDFVRHGQLTEKVDIFSCGVVLAEVLTGIKALDEDRHPIYLKDMIADEIQTAKESSQSKAKNLEKLAAKEICCKYLDRKAGHLLEEVAVDFASAICLCLRKKNSNIAEVLEIMEMAENKLKEHYIYGSSTSGFSMNTPEETDDDTASLSVDGPCAEGNKEERAQAAVLTSSSPCVPSVGAVAPDTYGGYVSRVPCESDESSSFMWNPPEKSTEELPSHSCTNSEKVAACDYRIKQGKPAHGLQQRSVASARGDGIPETAAAAQGTCPQGDTDLHSSCAPQALARETSWKIQINDQKKKLMENILLYEEDKLNSSELFE